Proteins encoded within one genomic window of Bradyrhizobium sp. CB1717:
- a CDS encoding heme-binding beta-barrel domain-containing protein → MLPIPADIFTEPEDVSPDALANLGPLRRLAGTWQADKGIDINPKADGPERRTFIERVRMDPIDPQANGPQLFYGLRYHIHINTPEEDITFHDQVGYWLWEPATGLIMQTLAIPRGQVLLASGKAAPDDRKISVTAKRGDTAYGICSTDFLEQAFRTDSYRCDITFNDDGSWTYLIQTELFVRGAPFNHHDANTLQLVAPPKLNPLAVIVNDRAKADGGSGTAA, encoded by the coding sequence ATGCTCCCCATTCCCGCCGACATCTTCACCGAGCCCGAGGACGTCTCGCCCGACGCCCTTGCCAATCTCGGCCCGCTTCGCCGTCTTGCCGGCACGTGGCAGGCGGACAAGGGCATCGACATCAATCCGAAGGCGGACGGGCCGGAGCGGCGGACCTTCATCGAGCGCGTCCGGATGGACCCGATCGATCCGCAGGCGAACGGCCCGCAGCTGTTCTATGGCTTGCGCTATCACATCCACATCAACACGCCGGAAGAAGACATCACCTTCCACGACCAGGTCGGCTACTGGCTGTGGGAGCCCGCGACCGGGCTGATCATGCAGACGCTGGCGATCCCGCGCGGGCAGGTGCTGCTGGCCTCGGGCAAGGCCGCGCCGGATGACCGGAAGATCTCCGTCACCGCCAAGCGCGGCGATACCGCTTACGGGATCTGCTCGACCGACTTCCTGGAACAGGCCTTCCGCACGGATTCCTATCGCTGCGACATCACCTTCAACGACGATGGAAGCTGGACCTATCTGATCCAGACCGAGTTGTTCGTCCGCGGCGCGCCGTTCAATCACCACGACGCCAACACGCTCCAGCTCGTAGCACCGCCAAAGCTCAATCCGCTCGCGGTGATCGTCAACGATCGCGCCAAAGCCGACGGCGGCAGCGGAACGGCGGCGTGA
- a CDS encoding RibD family protein yields MKPYVICLMHSSLDGRTHPSRWRPKGAGTDWFEKIHEELGGDAWVIGRVTGSEFAKGKPYPAMSGETFPRQNWFARRDAKTYGVVLDAQGKIGWGRSDIGGDPIVVVLTESVPDSHLAGLRGEGVSYIFVGKSEIDLALALDILNHELGVKRLLVEGGGVANGAFLRAGLIDEFNLILSPAIDGAKGAPFVFDSTEADSDKRAPLAAMTLDSVRELGGGVLLLRYLIKNDPQGVAG; encoded by the coding sequence ATGAAGCCGTATGTCATCTGCCTGATGCATTCGAGCCTCGACGGCCGCACGCATCCCAGCCGCTGGCGACCGAAGGGCGCGGGCACGGACTGGTTCGAGAAGATCCACGAGGAGCTCGGCGGCGATGCCTGGGTGATCGGCCGCGTCACCGGCTCGGAGTTCGCCAAGGGCAAGCCCTATCCCGCGATGTCGGGCGAGACCTTTCCGCGTCAGAACTGGTTCGCGCGGCGCGATGCGAAGACCTATGGCGTGGTGCTCGACGCGCAGGGCAAGATCGGCTGGGGCCGCTCCGATATCGGCGGCGATCCGATTGTGGTGGTGCTGACCGAGAGCGTGCCGGATTCGCATCTCGCGGGGCTGCGCGGCGAGGGCGTGTCCTACATCTTCGTGGGCAAGTCCGAGATCGACCTGGCGCTGGCGCTCGACATCCTCAATCACGAGCTGGGAGTGAAACGGCTGCTGGTGGAGGGCGGCGGCGTCGCCAACGGCGCCTTCCTGCGCGCCGGTCTGATCGACGAATTCAATCTGATCCTCAGCCCCGCGATCGACGGCGCCAAGGGCGCACCCTTCGTGTTCGACTCGACGGAAGCGGACAGCGACAAGCGCGCGCCGCTTGCTGCGATGACGCTGGACAGCGTGCGGGAGCTCGGTGGCGGTGTCCTGCTGCTGCGCTATCTGATCAAGAATGATCCGCAAGGCGTGGCCGGATAG
- a CDS encoding NAD(P)/FAD-dependent oxidoreductase: MPDTPEHIVIVGAGAAGLMAARELARAGKRVTILEARERCGGRIHPLPASEFGYPADGGAEFIHGEAPVTRALLREAGLPLREIEGKQWSFDGTGLSREERHDPHEARLHAVLGALKDDLTVADFLRRFFAGPKYERLRHSIERMVEGYDAADPARASILALREEWMDGGHHAQARIVGGYGALIEILAEECRGHGAAIRFGCVVTAIDEEGGALFVRCANGEVHGCDRVIVTVPLPLLPDIALPAAARMKAAAADDIGFGSVIKILLRFARPWWRERKPDLADMTFLLSEQAIPVWWTRHPDAHPVLTGWFGGPRTAELSHLDSQGLVDAGLDSLAAIFSLRREDVARELVAAAAANWAHDPFARGAYSWATPRTRDAQAILARADGAVLFSGEALYRGRDMGTVEAALASGLATAEMMLRG, translated from the coding sequence ATGCCTGATACACCAGAGCACATTGTCATCGTCGGCGCCGGTGCGGCAGGCCTGATGGCGGCGCGTGAGCTCGCGCGCGCCGGCAAGAGGGTGACCATCCTCGAAGCACGCGAGCGCTGCGGCGGCCGCATCCATCCACTGCCGGCATCGGAGTTCGGCTATCCCGCCGATGGCGGCGCCGAATTCATCCATGGCGAAGCGCCGGTCACGCGCGCTTTGCTGCGCGAGGCGGGGCTGCCGCTTCGGGAGATCGAGGGCAAGCAATGGAGCTTTGATGGCACAGGGCTCTCGCGCGAAGAGCGGCACGATCCGCATGAGGCAAGGCTGCATGCCGTGCTCGGGGCGTTGAAGGACGATCTCACCGTCGCTGATTTCCTGCGGCGGTTCTTTGCCGGACCAAAATACGAGCGGCTGCGCCATTCCATCGAGCGCATGGTCGAAGGTTACGATGCGGCCGATCCGGCGCGCGCCTCCATCCTGGCGCTGCGCGAGGAATGGATGGACGGCGGGCATCACGCCCAGGCGCGCATCGTCGGCGGCTACGGCGCGCTGATCGAAATCCTGGCGGAAGAGTGCCGCGGGCATGGCGCCGCGATCCGCTTCGGCTGCGTGGTGACGGCCATCGACGAAGAGGGCGGCGCCCTCTTCGTCCGTTGCGCCAATGGCGAGGTGCACGGCTGCGATCGCGTGATCGTCACCGTGCCGCTGCCGTTGCTGCCGGACATCGCTCTGCCCGCGGCTGCGCGGATGAAGGCCGCTGCTGCCGACGACATCGGCTTCGGCAGCGTGATCAAAATCCTGCTGCGCTTCGCGCGGCCATGGTGGCGTGAGCGCAAGCCGGATCTCGCCGATATGACCTTCCTGCTGTCGGAGCAGGCCATTCCGGTGTGGTGGACGCGCCATCCGGACGCGCATCCCGTGCTCACCGGCTGGTTCGGCGGCCCGCGGACGGCGGAGCTGTCGCATCTTGATTCGCAAGGATTGGTCGACGCTGGCCTGGACTCGCTCGCCGCGATCTTCAGCCTGCGCCGCGAGGACGTCGCGCGCGAGCTCGTCGCGGCGGCGGCGGCCAACTGGGCGCATGACCCTTTCGCCCGCGGCGCCTATTCCTGGGCGACGCCGCGCACGCGCGATGCGCAGGCGATCCTCGCGCGCGCAGATGGTGCCGTGCTGTTCTCGGGCGAAGCGCTCTATCGCGGCCGCGACATGGGTACGGTCGAGGCCGCGCTGGCGAGCGGGCTGGCGACGGCGGAGATGATGTTGCGCGGATGA
- a CDS encoding ATP-binding protein — MSRVAGSSVLSEKAARQSTDASFLADGGELGAMMRALDWSDSPLGPPNHWSQALRTTVGMLLAAQAQIVLFWGPDFVALYNDAYAPGIGANHPRALGRPAIENWGELWDDLEPLLAGVRRTRTTFAAKDRPFYVERHGYGETSYWDVSYSAIPDDDGSVGGVLCIVSETTERVLGETQLRASEARYRELNTTLEQRVAERTAERHLLATIVETTDGQIQALDLDYRWLAINASCADAYQRIFGKRPKVGDSLHEFLADRPEHLAAATAIWSRALGGEAFTTIEEFGDPRFDRRVYEMKFEALRAPDGTRTGAFLTGMDVTDRLEEQARLAQAEEALRQAQKMEAMGQLTGGVAHDFNNLLTPIVGLLDRFQRRGIGSEREHRLIAGAAQAAERAKTLVQRLLAFARRQPLQAVPVNISRLVAEMGDLISSTTGPQIQVTVDAPEGLPEAMADPNQVEMAILNLSVNARDAMPDGGKLRISAKARTVERAHTSGLMPGTYVCIAVADTGIGMDEETLAHAVEPFFSTKGVGQGTGLGLSMVHGLASQLGGALTIRSAVGAGTTVELWLPVSYVTPGAIDIISRPKLQPLAAGTALLVDDEPLVRMSTAEMLSELGYRVVEAASAEDALQRVREGLRPNLLVTDHLMPGMSGTDLGRILRDQYPELQILVVSGYANSEGITPDLSRLTKPFRSDELAASLANLTKVAQ, encoded by the coding sequence ATGTCACGCGTCGCGGGGAGTTCGGTGCTGTCTGAGAAAGCCGCTCGGCAGTCAACTGATGCAAGCTTCCTCGCCGATGGCGGCGAGCTGGGCGCGATGATGCGCGCCCTCGACTGGTCGGACTCGCCGCTCGGCCCCCCCAATCATTGGTCACAGGCCCTCCGGACGACGGTCGGCATGCTGCTGGCGGCGCAAGCCCAGATCGTTCTGTTCTGGGGGCCCGATTTTGTCGCGCTCTACAATGATGCCTATGCGCCGGGCATCGGCGCCAATCATCCCCGCGCCCTCGGCCGCCCGGCGATCGAGAATTGGGGGGAGCTGTGGGACGATCTCGAACCGCTGCTGGCCGGCGTCCGCCGAACGCGGACAACATTCGCCGCAAAGGACCGCCCCTTCTACGTCGAGCGTCACGGTTACGGCGAGACGAGTTACTGGGACGTCTCCTATTCGGCCATACCGGATGACGATGGCTCGGTCGGCGGCGTCCTCTGCATCGTCTCCGAGACCACCGAGCGTGTTCTCGGCGAGACCCAGCTGCGGGCCAGCGAAGCGCGCTACAGGGAGCTCAATACCACGCTCGAACAGCGTGTGGCCGAACGCACCGCCGAGCGGCACCTGCTCGCCACGATCGTGGAAACCACCGACGGACAGATTCAGGCCCTCGATCTCGATTACCGCTGGCTCGCCATCAACGCGTCCTGCGCCGATGCCTATCAGCGCATCTTCGGCAAGCGGCCGAAGGTCGGCGATTCCCTGCACGAATTCCTCGCCGACCGTCCGGAGCATCTTGCTGCGGCCACGGCGATCTGGAGCCGCGCGCTGGGCGGCGAAGCCTTCACCACAATCGAGGAATTCGGCGATCCCCGCTTCGACCGCCGCGTCTACGAGATGAAGTTCGAGGCGCTGCGCGCGCCGGATGGCACACGGACCGGAGCGTTCCTGACCGGGATGGACGTGACCGATCGCCTGGAGGAGCAGGCGCGTCTCGCACAGGCGGAGGAGGCGCTGCGTCAGGCCCAGAAGATGGAGGCCATGGGCCAACTCACCGGCGGCGTCGCGCATGACTTCAACAATCTTCTCACACCGATCGTCGGCCTGCTCGACAGGTTCCAGCGCAGGGGCATCGGCAGCGAGCGCGAGCACCGCCTGATCGCCGGCGCAGCGCAGGCGGCCGAGCGCGCCAAGACCCTGGTGCAGCGTCTCCTCGCCTTTGCGCGCCGGCAACCGCTGCAGGCCGTCCCGGTCAATATCAGCCGGCTCGTCGCCGAGATGGGCGACCTGATCTCGAGCACGACCGGACCACAGATCCAGGTGACGGTGGACGCGCCCGAAGGGCTTCCCGAGGCGATGGCCGATCCCAACCAGGTCGAGATGGCGATCCTGAACCTCAGCGTGAATGCACGGGATGCCATGCCCGACGGCGGCAAGTTGCGCATCTCGGCCAAGGCCCGCACGGTCGAGCGCGCACACACATCGGGACTGATGCCGGGCACCTATGTCTGCATCGCGGTCGCCGATACCGGCATTGGCATGGACGAGGAGACACTGGCTCACGCCGTCGAGCCGTTCTTCTCGACCAAGGGCGTCGGACAAGGCACCGGCCTCGGGCTTTCGATGGTCCACGGCCTCGCGTCCCAGCTCGGCGGCGCGCTCACGATCAGGAGTGCCGTGGGGGCCGGGACGACGGTGGAGTTATGGCTGCCGGTGAGCTACGTGACCCCAGGCGCGATCGACATCATCTCTCGGCCAAAACTGCAGCCGCTTGCCGCCGGCACGGCGCTGCTGGTGGACGACGAACCGCTGGTGCGCATGAGTACCGCCGAGATGCTGAGCGAGCTCGGCTACAGGGTCGTCGAGGCGGCCTCGGCGGAAGACGCCCTTCAGCGCGTCAGGGAGGGCCTTCGGCCGAACCTGCTCGTCACCGACCATCTCATGCCGGGCATGAGCGGCACCGACCTCGGCCGCATCCTGCGCGATCAATACCCCGAGCTCCAGATCCTCGTCGTCTCAGGCTACGCCAACAGCGAAGGCATCACGCCGGATTTGTCGCGGCTGACAAAGCCATTCCGGAGCGACGAGCTGGCGGCGAGCCTTGCGAACCTCACCAAGGTGGCGCAGTAG
- a CDS encoding cysteine hydrolase family protein, with protein MPTPLPALVVVDVQRAFDEWEAAGKRRNNPDAVARIAELLAAFRTNRAPIFHIRHEGTRPNSSFLPSRSGYAVKDEAREQDGEPVIDKRVNSAFIGTDLETRLREAGITTLVICGATTNHCVETTARMAGNLGFDARLVRDATWTFDRIGPDGDAHSAEEIHAMTLSNLNGEFARIVTADEVIASFAAE; from the coding sequence ATGCCCACGCCCCTCCCTGCCCTCGTCGTGGTCGACGTCCAGCGCGCGTTCGACGAATGGGAGGCGGCGGGCAAGCGGCGCAACAATCCCGATGCGGTGGCGCGCATCGCCGAACTGCTCGCAGCGTTCCGGACAAACCGCGCGCCGATCTTCCACATCCGCCACGAGGGCACGAGGCCGAATTCGTCATTCCTGCCGTCGCGCTCAGGCTACGCGGTCAAGGACGAGGCGCGCGAACAGGACGGCGAGCCCGTCATCGACAAGCGCGTCAACAGCGCCTTCATCGGTACGGATCTCGAAACGCGCCTGCGCGAAGCTGGCATCACCACACTCGTCATCTGCGGCGCCACCACCAATCATTGCGTCGAGACGACGGCGCGGATGGCCGGCAATCTCGGCTTCGATGCGCGCCTCGTGCGCGACGCGACCTGGACGTTCGACCGGATCGGGCCCGATGGTGACGCGCATTCCGCCGAGGAGATCCACGCGATGACGCTGTCGAATCTCAACGGCGAATTCGCGCGCATCGTCACGGCAGACGAGGTGATCGCATCATTCGCGGCGGAGTGA